The region TTAATCCTTGGGATGTTGCAGCCGGTGCATTAATTGTTGAAAGGGCAGGCGGTAAGGTTTGTGATTATAATAGGGGTAAAAATTATATCTTTGGAGCAGAAATTATAGCAACAAATAGTTTAGTTCATAAAGAATTTGTTGATATTGTAAATGGTTTTATGATTTCAAAATAGGTTGAACCATGAAATTGCTCCTGTTCTATTTTCTCTACATAATTGCTCGAATAGTATTTTTCCTTCCTTTGAAGGTCTTATATGTCATTTCCGACGTATGTCGTTTTTTTGTGTACTATATTATTCGGTATCGGCGCGAGACTGTCCGGAAAAATCTCCGTAATGCATTTCCCAATAAAACCGAGTATGAGTTGAGAAGAATTGAGAAGCAATTTTACAAGCACTTTTGTGACCTTTTCCTCGAAGTAAACTTTGTGCTTTTTGTGTCTAAGCGACGAGCCCAAAAAATGGTTTCCTTTAAGAATATTGATCTTTTAAATAAATTTTACGACGAGGGTAAGAGTATTATTGCCGTTGGGGCTCATTATTGTAACTGGGAAATACTCAGCTTAATTGCCCTATACGATAAGCATACTGTAATAGGAGCGTACAAGCCTTTAAACAATAAACATTTCGAAAATTTTATTAATAGAAGTAGGGAGAAATTTGGTGGAGTGCCTGTCCCTATGCACGATGTTGCCCGTATGGCACTTAAAATGTCGCAGGAAGGTAAACCATTCTTTTTGGGCC is a window of Tenuifilaceae bacterium CYCD DNA encoding:
- a CDS encoding acetyltransferase, whose translation is MYYIIRYRRETVRKNLRNAFPNKTEYELRRIEKQFYKHFCDLFLEVNFVLFVSKRRAQKMVSFKNIDLLNKFYDEGKSIIAVGAHYCNWEILSLIALYDKHTVIGAYKPLNNKHFENFINRSREKFGGVPVPMHDVARMALKMSQEGKPFFLGLISDQTPAKGDIRYWTTFLNQDTPVFLGTEKIAKKTNQPVLFCNMRKLSRGRYEAEFVVLTENPKETKPYEITEMHVRELEKLIQEAPEYWLWSHRRWKHKRESFNNAGKNEV